A single Halarcobacter anaerophilus DNA region contains:
- the gshB gene encoding glutathione synthase — translation MRVAFIIEDWANIEPLKSTTLAIIKECMTRGHKVYILYTHDLTVRNNIVHGFAKLLKYEGKIPDSVNSFYKKITYDIKLTALHAFDCIMIRKDPPISPLVFNFLDSVKNETIIINDVDGIRKANNKLYTTTFHDPSNTFLPRTHVSGSKKYIKKIIEESEEEKLILKPLDGSGGRGVIVLEKNAMSNINSLLDFYIDESGENYVILQEYIEGAENGDVRVIMLNGKAIGAYHRKPAEGDHRANIQTGGSAHKYTLTDSQKKICSKIGKKLISDGIYFAGLDMIGDKILEVNVLNPGGITNINRLSKLKLHQNVVDFLEEKVHEKVEKRAELEYLLKRLSELRE, via the coding sequence GTGCGTGTTGCATTTATTATTGAAGATTGGGCAAATATAGAGCCTTTGAAAAGTACGACTCTTGCAATTATCAAAGAGTGCATGACAAGAGGGCATAAAGTTTATATTTTATATACTCACGATTTAACCGTAAGAAACAATATAGTTCACGGCTTTGCCAAATTGTTAAAGTATGAAGGTAAAATACCCGATTCGGTAAATAGTTTTTATAAAAAAATCACTTATGATATAAAACTTACTGCTTTGCATGCTTTTGATTGTATTATGATACGAAAAGATCCTCCTATTTCACCACTTGTTTTTAACTTCTTGGATTCTGTTAAAAATGAAACAATAATCATAAACGATGTTGACGGTATTAGAAAAGCAAATAATAAACTCTATACAACCACTTTTCATGATCCTAGCAATACTTTTCTTCCTAGAACTCATGTATCGGGGAGTAAAAAATATATCAAAAAAATAATAGAAGAGTCAGAAGAAGAGAAACTGATTTTAAAACCTCTTGACGGTTCAGGAGGAAGAGGGGTTATTGTTTTAGAAAAAAATGCAATGTCGAATATTAACTCTTTACTGGATTTCTATATTGATGAATCAGGAGAAAATTACGTAATTTTGCAAGAGTACATAGAAGGTGCCGAAAACGGTGACGTAAGAGTTATAATGCTAAACGGTAAAGCAATAGGGGCTTATCATAGAAAGCCTGCCGAAGGTGACCATAGGGCAAATATACAAACAGGCGGAAGCGCCCATAAATATACTCTTACTGATTCTCAAAAAAAGATATGTTCTAAGATAGGTAAAAAACTTATCTCTGACGGTATTTATTTTGCAGGATTAGATATGATAGGGGATAAAATTCTTGAAGTAAATGTATTAAATCCCGGTGGAATTACAAACATAAACAGACTTTCTAAACTGAAACTTCATCAAAATGTTGTTGATTTTCTTGAAGAAAAAGTACATGAAAAAGTTGAAAAACGAGCAGAATTGGAATATCTGCTTAAAAGATTAAGTGAGTTAAGAGAGTAA